In the Rubripirellula amarantea genome, CGCACGATTCAACATTCGCCGGACGAACGCTGCGCGACCTCAGTCTACGCACGACCTATCACGTCAACGCGCTCGCGGTTTCCACCACCAATTCACGCGGACAGGTGGTGCGACGGTGTGATCCTGACACGCTTCTGCAGCCCGGTGACACTCTTTTCATCAAGGCGTCCAGCGAAGAAGCCGTGACAAACCTCATCCGAGAAGCAAGGTTGGATTTGGTTGCTTCTCCAGCCGTATTACCGAAGGAGGTCCATCTCGCCGAAGTCATTATTCCGCCGCGATCAGAGCTTATCGGCCGGACGATTCGCGACGTGGACTTTTTTCGCATCTACGGAGCGATGGTGCTCGCGTTGCAGGCTGGAAATCGGCCAGCCAAAACTCGAACATCGGACACGACGCTAGGCGCCGGCGACACACTCTTGATTGCCGCCAATGAAAGCGCGTTGAAGAGGCTGCGAAAATTTCGAAACGATGTCCTGCTGGTTAGCGAACAGGAAGAACAACGAGAGTCGCCGCTGACCCCCACGGCTCGCTGGGTAGTCGTCATCCTTGTCGGAATGCTGATTGCGATGAGTACAGGCATCGCTGCCAACGTGACCGCCGTCCTCGTAGCCGCCGCCCTGATGGTGATTGCCGGAGCGTTTCGCGGAACGAACGTTTACCAAAACATTAATTGGGAGAGCATCGTGATGATCGCATCCGTCATGCCGCTCGCAACCGCGTTGGAAAAAACCGGGGCACTCGACCTGGTCGCTAGCGTGATCGTGGGAAGACCAGGGCTAACGAGTCCACCAGCACTGCTGTTGCTGCTTTTTGTGGTCACATCGTTACTGAGTCAAGCAATCTCGAATACCGCGACCAGCGTGCTGATAGCTCCCCTCGCACTCCAGCTTGCCGAGCAACTCGGCGTTTCTCCCTATCCACTATTGATGGGAGTTGCCCTGGCTGCGTCTACAGCATTTGCCACGCCAATCGCGTCACCGATCAACGCCCTTGTGGCGGGAGCAGGGAACTATCGCTTTGGTGATTTTCTACGAGTGGGCGTGCCGCTGCAGATCTTAATTCTTGTTGCGACACTCGCCATCGTGCCATTGCTGTTTCCTTTTAATCCATAACCCAAGCAGACAACGCAAACTCATCGATGCCGCTTAAGTGCGAATCAATGATCGCCGCCCCATCCGGGAATGCTCGCAGACCAAAGTTCGACTACCGTTTCGGATTCAGGCTGTTGCAACATCGATAGAGCAAATGGTATTGCATCAACGATCCGGACCGCTGACTTTCCCTTCGCGATAGCGTGCAAGCTCGGCTCCAGTGCACGCGATGGCTAATGCCGAGTCAGATCTGAGGTCAATTGCACGATTCGGCACCCGCGAGGCTCCCGTCAACTGGAACATCCCGTCAGTTTTTGCTGCAACCTGATCGTAATTCGTTCGACCTGCTACTGGCCATGCGGAGCAGAACTGAACTCGCCGTAGCTTGAACGATCGACGAGCTACTGTTTCTGGTGTTCTTATGCACTCTCGCCCTTCGCCCTCGATGCATAGAAGCTTAGTAGGGGTGTGGAGAAGTTGCTGTGAATCAATAGTGAAAGCGCGATGGTAGTTAGAACGATTCCGCCCAGGCGATCGGTAGTTGCTTCGTCGAGTCCTTTGCCGGCCGCATAACTCAGATAGTAGAGCGAACCGATTCCGCGGATGCCAAAGAACGCAATCAGCTTTTTCTGAACAGCGCCGGTTTCGCTTTGCACCAGGGCCGCGTAGGTGGAAATGGGACGGATGATGGCGAACATGACAATCGCGATCCACCAATCAGTTGGCAACGTCCAGTGCGAACAAAGCAAACAACCGATCAACACGACCAATGCGACTTCCAAAATTTCACCAAACGTATTGTTGATGCTAGCGACTTTGTTCATCAGTCGTTCCGCATCGTCTTCACCACGTTTCTCATCCTCCTCGTCCTCCTCGTCCTCCGCAAAACATCGCAGCGCGACACCGGACGCAAAGACAGCCAAGAACCCGTAGGAGTGGATAGCGATTGCCGCGCCGTAACTGAATCCGATCAGTCCTAGCGTCAAGAGTTCCTCGCAGACTGCCGCATATGCAGTGGAGCGGTTGAGCCAGACGCTCAGGCGGCTGATACCGTAACCGGCGATCCAGCCGCAGCCTATGCCGGCGGCAATCGCCCACACCAAGTCCACCGCAAACCAACGCCAACCGCCGTCGCCGAGTTCGTGAAGGCCGAGGAGTCCAAGTCCTAGCATCACGAATGGGAATGCCGCTCCGTCGTTGAGTCCCGCCTCGCCGGTGAGTGCGTACCGCAGCTTGTCTCGATCATCGTCGTGTCGAACTTGAACTTCGCCGGCGAGTACGGGGTCCGTGGGAGCGAGGACGGCACCGAGCAACACAGCTGCACCGAGAGAGAGTCCCAAGGCAAGGCACCCGACCGCGGCGATGCCAATGATCGTTAGCGTCATCGCAACCGTGGCGAGTGGGATTGGCGACCTGCGGAGGTGTGACCACGACGGCTTGAGTTTCATCCCGGCGGTCAGCAGACTGACGAGAACAGCAATTTCCGTAAGGACTTCGATCAATTTCGCATCGTCGGTCAAGTTCAATTTCACTAGCCCGAGTCCCCAAGGGCCTATCGCGATCCCGACTAACAAGTAGATCACAGGCATGGAAACTGGCAACTGACGCAGCGGTCCCTTGGCGAAGGCTGCTAACAGGAACACTGTCCCGATGACGAGAGACCAGATCGCTACTTCGTCCAATGAAATATTTCCTTGCGGAGATTATGAAACGTGACGTATTCAATCACAGACTGAAGTCCGCGCGACGGGTTTCGACCCAGGAAGACCTCTTAGACGGATAATGCCGTAAGGGCAAACTTCGGTCGGCAAGTCGCGATCACTTCAAACTGTTCGTCGGCACGACCGACGTGTTCTAGCCGGGCTGTAACAGAGCATGGAAGTTCACACGGCCGGTAACTGGAATGTGATTCTGGGCTGGCTGGTCGCAAATCAACCATTCCTAAGTCGTCGGCCCGACGCAATTCGATACTATTTCCAGTGAGAGGCAAACCGCATGCCGCCAGATCGGGACCGGCACACACTTTGCCCAAGCGGTTCAGGACTTTTGTCGAAATCACGTTTGCGTTGATACTTGTCGAGAGTCAATGGTGGATCTCCTTCGCTTGTCGCGAGAGGGTCGCGTCGGGAAGGTTGACTTTCCAATAGTCAACAACCATTCGTGCGGTCAACTCGCAAACCTGCAACCCGTATGAGTATGGACGAACGCCAGTTGCATGAGGGAACGCGACATCATAGAGACGATCGTTTGGCTGCCCGTCGACATCAATGATTCGATACGAAGGATCAATGTCGATGCCGCCGATTTCGTAGGCGGGCGGATCAGTGTCGACCAATCGTTCGCGATCACAATCGCTAAGTTCTTTGACCGAGTCAGATCTAGCAAACTCGGCGCGTGCTGGTCGGACGCTACCGGATCGTACCAGCGACGCAAATGGGAATTCGTCCAGCTTGAGTGATCCTTGACCCGTGCAGTCGACGAACATGCGGTACGTGTGTGTTGTTGTCTTATTGCCTTCCTCGACATCGACGGTTGTTTCACCGTTCTCGCAGCAGACGACCGTAGCGCGACCTGCAACCAGTTCTAACCGACCGGCATCTCGCAGTGCTAACAACATTCGAGCCGAT is a window encoding:
- a CDS encoding SLC13 family permease; the protein is MTTDIWIVTCVLLATIVAFVLDRFRLDVVAFVSLMALLLTGILTPTQATAGFSNPLVLMIAGLFVVGGAILETGVADLAGRWLGRVGGTSTIRLTVTVMLASALLSAFLSSTGTVAVMLPVVLSLCRRAEVSLSKLLIPLAFAASLGGMLTLIGTPPNMVVNQELRDAGLEAFYFFSFAPAGILMLTLGIVFMCTIGTHLLPAKRTDAGNAVQNRGLVSRPELIHTYGVDGQICEIRVSHDSTFAGRTLRDLSLRTTYHVNALAVSTTNSRGQVVRRCDPDTLLQPGDTLFIKASSEEAVTNLIREARLDLVASPAVLPKEVHLAEVIIPPRSELIGRTIRDVDFFRIYGAMVLALQAGNRPAKTRTSDTTLGAGDTLLIAANESALKRLRKFRNDVLLVSEQEEQRESPLTPTARWVVVILVGMLIAMSTGIAANVTAVLVAAALMVIAGAFRGTNVYQNINWESIVMIASVMPLATALEKTGALDLVASVIVGRPGLTSPPALLLLLFVVTSLLSQAISNTATSVLIAPLALQLAEQLGVSPYPLLMGVALAASTAFATPIASPINALVAGAGNYRFGDFLRVGVPLQILILVATLAIVPLLFPFNP
- a CDS encoding cation:proton antiporter, encoding MDEVAIWSLVIGTVFLLAAFAKGPLRQLPVSMPVIYLLVGIAIGPWGLGLVKLNLTDDAKLIEVLTEIAVLVSLLTAGMKLKPSWSHLRRSPIPLATVAMTLTIIGIAAVGCLALGLSLGAAVLLGAVLAPTDPVLAGEVQVRHDDDRDKLRYALTGEAGLNDGAAFPFVMLGLGLLGLHELGDGGWRWFAVDLVWAIAAGIGCGWIAGYGISRLSVWLNRSTAYAAVCEELLTLGLIGFSYGAAIAIHSYGFLAVFASGVALRCFAEDEEDEEDEKRGEDDAERLMNKVASINNTFGEILEVALVVLIGCLLCSHWTLPTDWWIAIVMFAIIRPISTYAALVQSETGAVQKKLIAFFGIRGIGSLYYLSYAAGKGLDEATTDRLGGIVLTTIALSLLIHSNFSTPLLSFYASRAKGESA